The window GATCGACGGGCACCTTGAAGTAGCCGTGCACCTGCGGCGAGTGCAGGGTCATCGTCAGGATGCGGTCGGCCCCCGCCTCCTGCAAGATGTCGGCGACGAGCCGCGCGGCGATGGAGATGCGCGGGCTGTCCTTCTTGTCACTGCGGGCATACGAGTAGTACGGGATGACGGCGGTGACCCGGCCCGCCGACGCGCTCTTGGCCGCGTCGATCATCAGCAGCAGTTCCATGATCGCGTCGCTGACGGGCGTGGAGAAGGTCTGCACGATAAACACGTCGCCCTCACGCAGCGACTGCTCGTAATGCACGATCAGGTTGTCGTTGGTGAACTTCTCGGTCTTGCTCTGACCCAGGGTCACGCCGAGGTTGTCGCAGATCGCCTGCGCGAGCGGCCGGTTGCTCTGTCCGGCGAACACGAGCAGGGGCTGGCGGCGGCTTTGCGCCAGCCGCTCTAACTGGGGGCGTGGGGACACGGTCACGGTGGGGAACCTCCGGGAAAGGGGAGCGGTGATCTTCTCGCGCTGGGGCGAACGCACCGCAGCATACCCGGCCCGGCGAGTCACTGTCACGGCGCTGAAGGGGGCGTCCGTCCCCGACGTGGGGACAGCCCGGGAACGGGTAGCATGACCCGTGGCCTGGCTTCTCCTACTCCTGGCGGTCCTCGTGGGCACCGCAGTTCCCCTCCAGACCGCCGCCAACTCGCGCCTCGCGCTGGCGGCCGGGCATCCCACCTGGGCCGCCCTGATCAGCGTCATCCTCACCCTGCTGCTGCTCACCACCTTTGTCCTGCTCGTGCGGCCCGGTCACGTCTCGGCGCTCGCGGGCACGAGGCTGCCGTGGTGGACCTGGATCGGCGGGGCCTTTGGAATGATCTACCTGGTGGGGCTCGCCGCACTGGCCCCCCGTCTGGGCACTGCCACGCTGTTTAGCCTGACTGTGCTGGGGCAACTGCTGGCGGCAGGGGTCTTGGAACACTTCGGCTGGCTGGGGCTGCCGCACCACGCCCTGACACCGGGGCGAGTGCTGGGGCTGGCGCTGGTCGTGGTGGGAATTGTGCTGGTGCGGCGGTTCTAGCCCAGGCAAGTGAACCTCATATGCTTGGGCCATGACCTCCAAGCCTGATCCTCAACGCATCGCTCAGCTCAAACGACGCTATGTGGGACAGGGGTTGAATGAGGCAGAACTGCGGCGCGTCGAAGCTGGCCTCGGCCTGCACATTCCCCCGACCTATCGCACGTTTCTCTCTCTGACTGGGAAGATGTCCGGCACGATTCCTGATTGGGAAGGTTCTGATTACGCAGGTGACCTTCTCGACCTCAACTTGGAGGCACGTCAGCTCCTGACCAGGAACCCACACCTTCAGCAACTTCCCCAGGATGCGTTCGTATTCCTATTCCACCAGGGCTATAGCTTGCTCTTCGTCCTCGCATCCCTTGGCGACGCTTCACCCGTGTACACCTATGCGGAAACGGAAGAACCCTGGATGACCGCTTTCGAACAAGTTGCCGAATACTTGGACGACGTGATGTTGCAAGTCGCCCCGAGCGATTGGCGGGCAGCGAAAATCATCACGGGCACGGCGATCACCTCATAGGCATTGCCTTTGAGTAAGAAGGCGGGGGCGCGGCCCACCTCGCCACGCCCCCGCCTTTCCCACTACCTCACTCGCCCCGGAAGATTTTCCCCACCTTGCCCAGGAAGCCCTCGCGGTGTTCGTTCACCTCGTCGCCGACGGCTCGGGCGTAGGCGTGCAGGGCCTCGCGCGCCTCGGGGGTGAGCTGGCCGGGCTTGGGGACCGCGATCTCGTACTCGACGATCAGGTCGCCCACTCCGGCGCCCTGCAAGCGGGGCAGGCCCTGGCCGCGCAGGCGGTGGAGTTCGCCGTGCTGGGTCCCGGCCTTGACCTCGACCGCTTGCGGGCCGTCGAGCGTCGGGACCGTGATCTCGCCGCCCAGGGTGGCCTTGGCAAAGCCGATCTTCGCCGTGTAGATCAGGTGCTCCTGCTCGCGGCGCAGGTCGGGGTGGGGCTCCATCTCGATATGCACGTACAGGTCGCCGTTGCCGCCCGGCCCCTCGTGGCCCCGGCCCGCCACCCGGATGCGGTAACCCTCGTCGATGCCGCGCGGGAGCTTGACGCTGACGCGCTCGGCCTTGAGGGTCCGGCCCCGCCCCTTGCAGACCGTGCAGGGCTCCTCGATGGTCTGGCCCTCGCCGCGGCAGGTCGGGCAGGGCTGCTGGGTCTCCACCACGCCGAAGATCGTGCGGGCCTGGGCACGAACGGCGCCCATGCCGCCGCAGGTCGGGCAGGTCCTGGGCGGCTTCCCGCCGGGCTCCGTGCGGCCGCCGTGGCAATGCTCGCAAGTCGTCAGGCGGTCCACCTCGACCTCGATCTCCTCGCCCGCGCGCGCCTGGAGCAGGGTGACGCGCGCCTCGGTCTCGATGTCGTCGCCGCGTGCCGGTCCCCGGCGGCCCCCCCGCGCCCCCCCCAACCCGCCGAAGAGCTGCTCGAAGATGTCCATGGGGTCGAAGCCCACGCCCCCCATGCCGCCGAAGGGGTCACCGCCCGGCATCCCGGCGCCCGGCGCGCTGCCGAAGCGGTCGTAGTGGGCGCGCTTCTCGGGGTCCGAGAGAACGGCGTACGCCTCGTT is drawn from Deinococcus aerius and contains these coding sequences:
- a CDS encoding DMT family transporter, translated to MAWLLLLLAVLVGTAVPLQTAANSRLALAAGHPTWAALISVILTLLLLTTFVLLVRPGHVSALAGTRLPWWTWIGGAFGMIYLVGLAALAPRLGTATLFSLTVLGQLLAAGVLEHFGWLGLPHHALTPGRVLGLALVVVGIVLVRRF
- a CDS encoding SMI1/KNR4 family protein, whose translation is MTSKPDPQRIAQLKRRYVGQGLNEAELRRVEAGLGLHIPPTYRTFLSLTGKMSGTIPDWEGSDYAGDLLDLNLEARQLLTRNPHLQQLPQDAFVFLFHQGYSLLFVLASLGDASPVYTYAETEEPWMTAFEQVAEYLDDVMLQVAPSDWRAAKIITGTAITS
- the dnaJ gene encoding molecular chaperone DnaJ, with the protein product MDYYELLSVSRTASADEIKSSYRKLALKYHPDRNKEPGAAEQFARINEAYAVLSDPEKRAHYDRFGSAPGAGMPGGDPFGGMGGVGFDPMDIFEQLFGGLGGARGGRRGPARGDDIETEARVTLLQARAGEEIEVEVDRLTTCEHCHGGRTEPGGKPPRTCPTCGGMGAVRAQARTIFGVVETQQPCPTCRGEGQTIEEPCTVCKGRGRTLKAERVSVKLPRGIDEGYRIRVAGRGHEGPGGNGDLYVHIEMEPHPDLRREQEHLIYTAKIGFAKATLGGEITVPTLDGPQAVEVKAGTQHGELHRLRGQGLPRLQGAGVGDLIVEYEIAVPKPGQLTPEAREALHAYARAVGDEVNEHREGFLGKVGKIFRGE